A part of Pirellulales bacterium genomic DNA contains:
- a CDS encoding DUF4339 domain-containing protein, with protein MGIRCYCPNQHRLNLKSFLAGKRCVCPQCGVKFIVPLESVGEGASPSRGAAAAETGGTGVFADDPETSVLVDEIALPPSSVGSTKLPAAAQPPLATGNTVPGTESDLSMWYVRAADGSQFGPAPATVFRTWLQEGRVAGDALVWREGWPQWRTANSVIAALSNSAPRPPAPPPVASTPPAPVAPPPPAAPELTEEVSVEVEIGEVAPHASRRRRKDRQKGRNVAVVTALVVALLVLVPVLIWVVVRQ; from the coding sequence ATGGGTATTCGCTGCTATTGCCCGAACCAGCACCGCCTGAATCTCAAGAGTTTTCTGGCGGGAAAACGCTGCGTCTGCCCGCAATGCGGCGTGAAATTCATCGTGCCGCTCGAATCGGTCGGTGAGGGGGCTTCGCCGTCGCGCGGGGCCGCCGCGGCCGAAACAGGGGGCACCGGCGTCTTCGCCGATGACCCGGAGACGAGCGTCCTGGTTGACGAGATCGCGTTGCCGCCGTCGAGCGTTGGTTCGACCAAGCTGCCTGCCGCGGCTCAGCCGCCCCTGGCGACGGGCAACACCGTGCCGGGGACGGAAAGCGACCTGTCAATGTGGTATGTGCGCGCGGCGGACGGGAGCCAGTTCGGACCTGCCCCGGCGACGGTGTTTCGCACCTGGCTGCAAGAAGGCCGCGTGGCCGGCGACGCGCTGGTGTGGCGCGAAGGGTGGCCCCAATGGCGCACGGCGAATTCGGTGATCGCCGCACTGTCGAATAGCGCGCCCCGGCCGCCAGCGCCGCCGCCCGTCGCGTCGACGCCGCCGGCCCCGGTCGCGCCACCCCCCCCCGCCGCGCCGGAGCTGACGGAAGAAGTCTCGGTAGAAGTTGAAATCGGTGAAGTGGCGCCGCATGCGAGCCGGCGCAGGCGCAAGGATCGCCAGAAGGGTCGCAACGTCGCCGTGGTCACGGCATTGGTCGTGGCGCTACTGGTGCTGGTGCCGGTGTTGATCTGGGTCGTGGTGCGCCAGTGA